One part of the Xiphophorus maculatus strain JP 163 A chromosome 1, X_maculatus-5.0-male, whole genome shotgun sequence genome encodes these proteins:
- the LOC102236340 gene encoding dual specificity protein phosphatase 7-like, which produces MSNARPSKSVEWLQLKLETGGTSLLLLDCRSHELYESSHIETAINLAMTGLMLRRFKKGNIPIQTVIPKHEDKEKFVRRCKTDTVVLYDESSADWQDSGSPATVLFLLLNKLREDGCKAYFLEGGFVKFHTVYPEHCETLLDSSCPSSSPPMPVLGFGGLRISSDCSDGESDREPSSATESEESPVPSNQPDFPVQILPYLYLGCAKDSSNLDVLGQYNITYILNVTPNLPNVFEHKSHFRYKKIPISDHWSQNLSQFFPEAISFIDEARSKRCGILVHCLAGISRSVTVTVAYLMQRLNLSLNDAYDFVKRKKSNISPNFNFMGQLLDFERTLGQHTPCDNRSTSEEQLFFTTPTNHNVFQLEST; this is translated from the exons ATGTCTAACGCGAGGCCGAGTAAGAGTGTGGAATGGCTGCAGCTGAAGTTGGAGACCGGAGGCActtctctgctcctgctggACTGCCGCTCACACGAGCTGTATGAATCATCCCACATAGAGACCGCCATAAACCTGGCCATGACGGGGCTCATGCTGCGGAGGTTCAAGAAGGGCAACATCCCGATCCAGACCGTCATCCCCAAACACGAGGACAAGGAGAAGTTCGTAAGGCGGTGCAAGACGGACACGGTGGTCCTGTACGACGAGAGTTCCGCGGACTGGCAGGACAGCGGCTCCCCGGCCACTGTGTTGTTCCTGCTTCTTAACAAACTGCGGGAAGACGGCTGTAAAGCGTACTTTCTTGAAG GTGGTTTTGTGAAGTTCCACACAGTGTATCCAGAACACTGCGAGACCCTCCTGGACAGCTCCTGTCCGAGCTCCTCTCCCCCGATGCCTGTCCTAGGTTTCGGAGGTCTCCGGATCAGCTCGGACTGTTCAGACGGCGAATCTGATCGAGAACCCAGCAGCGCGACGGAATCAGAGGAGAGTCCCGTCCCCAGCAATCAGCCAGACTTTCCCGTCCAAATCCTACCTTACCTCTACCTGGGCTGTGCCAAAGACTCCAGCAACTTAGATGTGCTGGGCCAGTACAACATTACGTACATCCTGAACGTCACACCTAATCTGCCCAACGTGTTTGAGCACAAGAGCCACTTCAGATACAAGAAGATCCCTATTTCGGATCACTGGAGTCAAAACTTGTCCCAGTTCTTTCCAGAAGCTATATCATTTATTG ATGAGGCTCGATCTAAGCGCTGTGGCATCCTTGTCCACTGCCTGGCCGGCATCAGTCGCTCAGTCACAGTCACCGTGGCCTACCTGATGCAGAGGCTCAACCTGTCTCTAAATGACGCCTATGACtttgtgaagaggaagaagtCCAACATCTCACCAAACTTCAACTTCATGGGACAGCTCTTAGACTTTGAGAGGACGCTGGGGCAGCACACACCCTGCGACAACCGCTCTACCAGCGAAGAGCAGCTTTTCTTCACCACACCAACCAATCACAATGTGTTTCAGCTGGAGTCAACATGA